DNA sequence from the Liolophura sinensis isolate JHLJ2023 chromosome 1, CUHK_Ljap_v2, whole genome shotgun sequence genome:
ATGTGTTGCCCTTACCCAGCTGGGGTCTAAAGACATCATGTCCGTGAAAGCCGAGTTCTGGCTTACTGCATGGAGCACACTGACCAAGTGCTATAGCGAAAAAAAGGCATCAGAAGAGACACCAAAGGTAGAGGGAGAAGAGGAAAAACCGGTAGAAAAAGAGAAGAAGAAGAAAGCGTTCGCAGAGAATCTGAGGAAAGCCGTTCAGATTCCGCGGAGAATGAAGAAGAAGCCAGCCAAACTGTCGTCAAGACAACTCATTAAGAAGGTGGGTTCAACAAGATGAAAAAAGAATAGTGTCATCAGGGTTAATTCAATGCTTCAAATATGTGATTTTTGGCACAAATCCTGCAAGCCCAATTAGTGATTGATTGAATCTTTTGATCCAAAATCTcagttgtaaaaatgcactaTGTTGACAGATTCCACCAAAAGACTTGGACAAAGACGCACTGTTCAGCCTACTGGAGTCAGATTTAGCTCAGGCGATTAAACCACGGGAAATCAAAGAGGTTGAGGTAGAGATACTGTGTAACCCTGACGACCCGAGCACCGCCTACTCCAAACTGAAGGATAACACGGTATTACAGCACTGGTGACAATATTATACTGGCTCAGTCGGAGTACCACTTTATGTTTGGGAATGGATTGATAACATCctcaataaatcatttaaaatgcaGCCTAGGTTTAAGATAGAGTTCGCTGTGGTTTCATAAAGGCCATGAGGTTTGTCACTATACAAAACGCATTGAGATGTGTGCCTGGAGGGAACAAAGTGAGGTTTGTCACTATACGAAACCCATTGAGATGTGTGCCTGGAGGGAACCCAGTGAGGTTTGTCTCAGGAGCACACTCATTGGCTATCCCTGGAGGAAACATTGAGAGTCTTGAGGTAACATGCTCACATGACCTTAGGCCGCAGATGAACAAACGATAGTTGCATGGTAACACACGATTTTATTGATAAAGGACTAGTATTCTGAAGAAAGCATATTAAATTTCTTGACAGACGTCTTCAACATATTCAAAGTATATCCATTCTTATACAGAGAAAAGCGATAAAAAGGAAATGTGCAGAGACGTTTTCATCCGGTCCTCTTAAGAGCCGAGGTCTGACCATTGTGGATATGTCCAAGAAAGAGCTGAGAGCTGAGTTAGAGAAGCTGACGGATCCTGAGAAGCTGGTGACCGCTGTGGCCGACGCATGCGCGTACTCCTTTCAGCTGAGGCCAGGACTGGTAAGTCAAGCCACACACCATAGCGGGCGTCCAACTGTTTTTCTATCGGAAAGCCAAAAAAGTTCTTGTTCAGCACGAATGTTACATTTGGCAAAATGAGAAGTATTTCGTTGAAAAATGGAATAAGAACATACCGTTAATAGGTGACTTTGTGTCCAGTACATGCTCTTTCTGTTTTCTTAGCTTAAGGTGATGGCAGACCAGGTTAAGCATCTAGACCTTAAGAAGGGACAGCGAATGGAAGATGTGGCCTGTGTGCTTCCAGTGTTGGAGTGAGTATGGTCAATCTACAATCAGCCTTCAAAAAACCGTTACTGAATATAGAGTGTTTCCCTTTGTCTGGTCATATTATCTGCCAAACATGTGTTATATGATTAACTCGCCCAAATACTCCCTATTTCAGGGTAGATCTTCTCAAGACATTTTGTGATGGCAACTCTGATCGTCTGAAGCTAGCACTTGGCAGAGCAGAAGTGGACATAAGTAAACGGCCGAGGAAGAAGGGTCGTCTGCTTGGGctgtgtgaaaatgaaaagGTTTGTGTGAAACGATGGGGAGATATTCATGTTAATTAAGCGTATTGAAATCTGACAAAACCTTTCTGCCTAGAGCGTATTTGAAATTCACATTGAACTCATTCACACTGATCGCGGCAATCACAATCGCCGGAACAATTACTTGATTCTGTCGTGTATTTATGTACCACGTGACTCGCCGCCAAGGTGGCACTCCGAGGCTGTGCAAATTACTGATTGAAGTCGTCATCTGCATATGTAACCATTGTGAAAGACactaaaagatacatgaaacgtttggttttatttcataatgtgcagattatcatatgtaataacatataacagcacaaacaaatttttcaactttcagtttGGCGattaaaaatggcttcaaagtacagttttcttaaggagacagcggtcagtccggaaattaagtaaaattgcagtttttttaacaaaaattgcggggcataattttcttcatttggcatagaaacatacatgtaatctttgctttatagttccttttcatgtgtcctttaagAATTACATATTTGTATGAAAACGTTTCAGtcgttttctgttttcatcagtCATAATCATCTGAGAGACAATGGTTTGTCGTGAAGCATTCTTCTCTTGCGTAGGTGGCCGTGACACCATGTGAACAGGGCGACCTTGTCGGCGAATACACGGAATCTGACGTCAACACACTGAGCTCTGACGTCATCAAGGCCGATTTGACATGCCTGCGAAAAGTCCGCAGTAAAACAGCTCGGAAGACAATTGTTGAGAAGAGCAGACAGGATGAGAGCGGTGCTAAAAAGGAATGTCTAACTCCGGAAATCATGATCAGTTTAGGCAGTCTTACAGATGAGATGGACACTGAAACACTTAATTCAGATTGTAATAAGGTGATTTTTAAGCGAAATTTAAGCCATTTGTTTAAACTCATTTAAACAATTCGGGTTAAGAAGTAATAACCAGGCTAGGCCTATGATGTTCCAAAACTTTATTAGAAAATCGACAGCTTAGCTTTAACTGTAGAAGAATACTATCATATCATACTAATAAGATTTTAAACGCTGTTCGTTCTCCTACCtgtatatttcataaaatgtgtTAGATTTATGCTTAAATTACAACTTAAGCTCCTACGGGATTTCCTTGCAGAAACTATTGGCCGATTCTGGCCCGGCATACTTCAAGGACCGCGCTGAAAAAACACGGAATTGTGACAGTTTGAGGGAATCGGGTTCGGTAGAATCGGGGGACACAGAAGATGTCTGTAACCAAGCTGACGACCTAACGGTGAGCCAGATAGTGCTGTTGGAGATGGGTCGAGCGGAGGCGGAGGTCAGCGAAGAGGAGGCGCCCTCTAAGGGCATGTCTCGAAAAAAAAGAGCAATCAGCTTGGGTGGCATAATTACTGAGTTCCTGGGTAAGTTCAGTTTTAATGCCGTTATGTATTTGAATTGAAAGTTTGAATTTTGACTCATCCACAGCCGATTAAATGAACTCCTGAACAAAAGTAAGTTTCAAACTGTATAAATACGCTGGTTGTGATAGCTCTCTGAATTACATGACTTGCAGAAGTAGTGTGGATTTTCAACGCTAAAGGCTAGTACAAAATCTAAATCTTGATATCTATAGTGTGCATTTCTAAAGGTTTATTTCTAGATACAAAGCATAGGCGATGTGTATTCTTTGATTTTTTGCTTGAGTTTTTATCTATGAAGAACATTTCATCTACGCtgttaattttcaaatttaatcCTAGATATGACAATGCTTTGTTGCAGACAACTTAATAATGTCGTGCGGGCTTATTCAGCAGTTGAATGGCGATATGTCCGCTATTACCTCAGGTCATATAATGCGAATGGAACCGAAGGAGTTCATGGCCTGTACCGAACAGCTAGGCACGCACGAGTATTCGACAACGATACACTGATTGCATTAGGAAGAAAAGCAAAAGAGGTACAACAATCCATTAAATGATGATTATCGGCCCGTTGAGAAGGGTATATGTGCATTTAAACTCCGGCTGTGAAATCTTTACCCTACAGAAGGGTCAGATTTTCAAACCCACGGTTTAAAGCCCGATATATCCCTCTTAACACGAGGATAACGATTTTTGTCCGTacaatatttatcatatacaaaGCCATCCTTGTGTACAAATCCTGAAGCCACGGCGACTGCAGAGAGGGCTGACATGGTGGGATGACGTCACTATGATGCTCTATAGAATGCAacgtcacaaagaaaaatgacgtGGACCGAACTTGTCATGGTTCTTCCTTCGCAATAATTGAGCTACCCAAAGTTTAAATTATTCCCCCACCCTCCGGTGTGATCTATGTATCCAGCTCTGATAAATGTATGTTAACATTTAACCAGTCTACTCAGCCAGAGGCAATCGAGAATCACGGATGATGATTGGACAaagtgttataaaaaaaaaagctctaaCTCTAATCATGCACTACCCAGTGCTGAGAGCAGTGGTCAAACCATGCGTCACGTTATAATATTGTAATTCTTTGTTCATCGCTCGCGATGTATAGATCTTTTGAGTGACATTTTCTCAAATGTGCGTTAATTAACCTCTCACCTTTCTTGTTGCTTCCGGTAAGTACGTGTTAGTCTAACCTCTGACCTTTGTTGGTTATTTCCGGCAGGTGCTTGGAGACCCGGCCTCGTGGATACGCATGTAATACTACCAGCTTTAGTGGCTGGCCTGGAGGAAAGCGGAAATGTCTCAGCTGGACTTATCCAGCCCCGATGTGCTGGAAAAACTAGGTTACAGCGCTTATTTTGAATCATCCTGATAAGGTTCGTGAAAATCACACTAATCCGACTATTTTCTACGTGCCTCGTGTAACTTAGATTTCAGGTTTGTAAACTCTGACTAAATCGACACCAATGTTTCCAAACGTATTCCTGAACATCTAAACTGTACCTTTCTGTGGCATGCAGCATGAATTccagaatatatatatgtgtcaaaatatatcaCATCATGATCATGAGAGGAAGTGGACGAAATTCAGTGGAATTGTAATAAGTACATCTTAATGCCAAGCTTTTCTTTGCACGGCCTTTTGCTTTTTGCCAAGTCTAGCCTATTAAAGTTTCATTATCAAAGCAAGAAATCCTGTCAAGGGAGCTTATGGTCATGAGGATTTCTGTGCAGTTTCTTTCAAATGTCTCAACGTTATTcaatatcaaaataataaatctaGTCTAAGTTCTTTGAGGACAGCTCATCATCAGCCATACTAATTTCTGTACAGTTTCTTTCAAAACTCCCAACTTTGTAGCACATGCTACAGTGTGCCCCTCGCtttatgttttaatgttgtagTCTAGTCAGCTTCTTTCGGCCTGGCGAGAGGACGCTGGTGTGGGCCCCAGGGAGATGACGGCAGAGCAGGTAGCGGCCCTGGGGGCAGGTCTTTGTAGCCTTTCTCTGGAAGACCTCCGATCGCTAAACCCAGACgcttagagtgagtgagtttaATCGATCTACTCAGTCTATTTGTACCAAGATGACATAGAGGAAACGTACGTCAAATGCATCATTAAGTTGCTTGGAATATCTCGTCCGTGGTCATTTGAACTTGGGACTTTAGTGAAtaatataatgtaaataatatatacagttgtacagacaCTATAAAACGGCTGATGTTTCAGGGAAACTGTGGACGCTTTGGCTCGCTGACCTGCTGGAGTTACGAAGATCTTTTTCTGCTTTACCAGCGCGTGATTCAAATCTGGGACGTCGATATACTAGATTCCGAACAAGTCACTTCTCTTGGAAATATAATGGGTAAGGACTCAACGATTAGTGAGGATATAATCCCAGTATCTGGACATGTGCGTTCCTGTTTCAAAGTCGAGAGTACACATTGCAAGATTGTACGTCGTTCCGGTAATTctgtttcttttcacaaaattaccAAATACGTGGTCCGTTATTATCCTATACAAATGATCAGTGTTTTATATCCTTTTTATAATAACAATGTATTGAATTTCCACATTGCTTTCAAATTTGTCATCTTAAATGTTTGTCATGAAACCTTGATTTTCTCTAATGTGCACCTGCACGTAACATTAATCGGAATATGTGTTCAAACTTTGTCTTTCACAATAACTTTCGAATTCCTTAAATTTTGATAGGAATTTCTAAATACCAAGAGtgaattaataatttaattacCCGTGTAAACACACAATCATTCCTGCTCAGCCGGTGCGAACTTTACAACTCTTGAGCTGGATGTAATACCGGACATTTCCATTGATGAAGCGGTCATTGTCAAAATACCAGCAGAGAAATGGCAGGTAAGATCATAAAAGACATTTCACATCTTTAAAACTTAATGTAACATATTTACTGAGCTCCAAATAAGAATGCAAACATTTCTGTTATTACAGTTTCATATGGTATTTGCAGTATTACATTCCAGATGTTGGCAAGAgatttataattattttcagcgcaaaatttcttcacattttttgattttgaaagCTTTTGCCTTTTTTCAGATGGTGAGTGATGAACAGCTCAGAGCTTTAACACAGGAACAGgcatatgttttaaaaacaaatgttctGGAGCATTTCGACAATAAAAGAAAAGCAATTATTCTAGAAATGGCAGGAGAAGGAGTTCCAGAGGAAATTCCTGAAGATGATATCGCCGCTCTGCCAATAGGCCCGAACACTAATAACTCCCATATGCCTGGCAACGAAGAACAAAGCGACGGAGATGCAAAGCCACCTGCTTCTGGCAACGAAGATCATTTCAGGAGCGACGGGGATGACGAAGGCCTTGATGAGGGCGATGGGGATGCAAACTCACCTGTTGGTGATGGCAAAGGTCTTGATGAGGGCGATAGGAATGTAGGACCACCTGTTGGTGACGACGAAGGTCTTGACGACGGGGATGCAAAACCACCTAATAGTGATGACGAAGGTCTTGATGAAGTCGGCGGGAATGCAAAACCACCCGTTCGTGATGATAAAAGTCTTGATGAGGGCGACGGGAATGCAAAACCACCTGTTAGTGATGATGAAAGTCTTGATGAGGGCGACGAGAATGCAAAACCACCCGTTCGTGATGACAAAGGCCTTGATAAGGGCAACGGGAATATACGACCACCTGTTCCTGGTGAAGGAGATGTAAAAGCACCTGTTCCTGGCAAAGGAGATGCAAAGCCACTTGGTCCTGGTGAAGGAGATGCAAAACCACCTGGTCCTGGTGAAGGAGATGCAAAGCCACCTGTTCCTGGTGAAGGAGATGCAAAGTCACCTGGTCTTGGGGAAGGAGATGCAAAGCCACCTGGTCCTGGTGAAGGAGATGCAAAGCCACTTGGTCCTGGTGAAGGAGATGCAAAGCCACTTGGTCCTGGTGAAGGAGATGCAAAGCCACCTGGTCCTGGTGAAGGAGATGCAAAACCACCTGGTCTTAGCGACAAAGATAAGGAATCCGGGTTGCCGAATGAACAGTTAGACAGAGACAGTGTCAGGGATGATGCTGTGGGCGAAAATGGCCGGCATTCGGTAGTTTCAAAGACCATTCGACTTCTTGGAGATCTATCTAAACTAAAGAAAGAACAAATCCAAAAGCTTAAGGACGAGGAGTTACCACCCAGCGTTATGGCTCAGCTTCCTGAAGAAGAGGTACTACTACCATTCTCAAACACAACATATTAAGTATACATACGGAAATAATCTCTTATGTGGAAATGTCTTACGTAATTTAAATCCTCGGATTGGAATCATATTGCTTTTCGTCTGGTGTCATGGCTATAATAGTATTTCAGATTAATAGCGCGTAAATTTACCCCGCCTGTTCTTTCTACCTCTGTTTAAAGATTGACATCGAATTGGTTGATCAGCTGGGTGAACAAACCAAGACCCCAAAACAGATGGCAATCTTACAGAGCAAGCTCCGGAAGAAAATTCCC
Encoded proteins:
- the LOC135478192 gene encoding neurofilament heavy polypeptide-like, with the translated sequence MTAEQGNCGRFGSLTCWSYEDLFLLYQRVIQIWDVDILDSEQVTSLGNIMAGANFTTLELDVIPDISIDEAVIVKIPAEKWQMVSDEQLRALTQEQAYVLKTNVLEHFDNKRKAIILEMAGEGVPEEIPEDDIAALPIGPNTNNSHMPGNEEQSDGDAKPPASGNEDHFRSDGDDEGLDEGDGDANSPVGDGKGLDEGDRNVGPPVGDDEGLDDGDAKPPNSDDEGLDEVGGNAKPPVRDDKSLDEGDGNAKPPVSDDESLDEGDENAKPPVRDDKGLDKGNGNIRPPVPGEGDVKAPVPGKGDAKPLGPGEGDAKPPGPGEGDAKPPVPGEGDAKSPGLGEGDAKPPGPGEGDAKPLGPGEGDAKPLGPGEGDAKPPGPGEGDAKPPGLSDKDKESGLPNEQLDRDSVRDDAVGENGRHSVVSKTIRLLGDLSKLKKEQIQKLKDEELPPSVMAQLPEEEIDIELVDQLGEQTKTPKQMAILQSKLRKKIPSTQKEVSKLLKWMSIRKLKKVKDDIVRHLRPDISTMDRRQASSF